One Marinibacterium anthonyi genomic region harbors:
- the ppiD gene encoding Peptidyl-prolyl cis-trans isomerase D, giving the protein MAKSDKKAGKMAVWVLMALLIVGLAGFGATNLTGNLRNVGKVGSEEISVDEFAREMQQEMRAAEAQVGQPVTMELARQLGLDQQALSRLVMIAALDGEAKTMGLSIGDDTLRDDIVQIQAFQGPGGTFDREAYRMALENIGMSESEFEADLRDEGGRTLLQRAIVGGIAMPEELTSSIVDFVASRRSFTWAPLSEADLAEPLAEPTEDELKAFYDDHPDQFRLPETKSITYTLLSPQMITDTVTVDEDALRKAYEDRSDEYDVPERRLVDRLVFATDDAAKDALAQLEVGGTSFEQLVTDRGLSLMDVDMGDMTRQDLGQAGDAVFDADFGDVVGPLPSALGPALFRVNGVVAARKTSFEDAEPELRDELAVDRARRVIEAQSEDINDMLAGGATLEEVADETDMELGHIDWAEGMQDDVAAYEDFRTAAAAAKQDDFPEVFFLDDGSIAALRVDDILPERPQPFDEARDGVIEAWTAAELERRLTEQADGLLASLKDGATFPDEGLDPHVETGRTRSDFVAGAPFSLMKEVFEMDPGEVRVVSGPAGVVIVRLDETLPPADGGQTAQLRGQLKGQLDQQLSSAIFQAFSRDVQVRSNPQVDQNAVTAVLNSFQ; this is encoded by the coding sequence ATGGCGAAGAGCGACAAGAAAGCGGGCAAGATGGCCGTCTGGGTCCTGATGGCCCTGCTGATCGTGGGTCTTGCCGGGTTCGGCGCGACCAACCTCACCGGCAACCTGCGCAATGTCGGCAAGGTCGGCAGCGAAGAGATCTCGGTCGATGAATTCGCCCGCGAGATGCAGCAGGAAATGCGCGCCGCCGAGGCCCAGGTCGGCCAGCCGGTGACCATGGAACTGGCCCGCCAGCTGGGCCTGGACCAGCAGGCGCTGTCGCGGCTGGTGATGATCGCGGCGCTGGACGGCGAGGCCAAGACCATGGGCCTGTCGATCGGCGACGACACGCTGCGCGACGACATCGTCCAGATCCAGGCGTTCCAGGGACCGGGCGGAACGTTCGACCGCGAGGCCTATCGCATGGCGCTGGAAAACATCGGGATGAGCGAAAGCGAATTCGAAGCCGACCTGCGGGATGAAGGCGGCCGGACGCTGCTGCAGCGCGCCATCGTCGGCGGCATCGCCATGCCCGAGGAGCTGACGTCGTCCATCGTCGATTTCGTCGCCTCGCGCCGCAGCTTCACATGGGCGCCGCTGAGCGAAGCCGACCTGGCCGAGCCGCTGGCCGAACCCACCGAGGACGAGCTGAAGGCGTTTTACGACGATCACCCCGACCAGTTCCGCCTGCCCGAGACCAAGTCGATCACCTATACGCTGCTGAGCCCGCAGATGATCACCGACACGGTCACCGTCGACGAGGACGCGCTGCGCAAGGCCTATGAGGACCGGTCGGACGAATACGACGTGCCGGAACGGCGGCTGGTCGACCGGCTGGTGTTCGCCACGGATGACGCCGCCAAGGATGCGCTGGCCCAGCTTGAGGTGGGCGGCACGTCGTTCGAACAGCTGGTCACCGACCGCGGCCTGTCGCTGATGGACGTGGACATGGGCGACATGACCCGCCAGGATCTGGGTCAGGCCGGCGATGCGGTCTTTGACGCGGACTTCGGCGATGTGGTCGGTCCCCTGCCCTCGGCGCTTGGGCCCGCGCTGTTCCGGGTGAACGGGGTCGTCGCCGCGCGCAAGACATCGTTCGAGGATGCCGAACCCGAACTGCGGGACGAACTGGCCGTCGACCGGGCGCGCCGGGTGATCGAGGCGCAGTCCGAGGACATCAACGACATGCTGGCCGGCGGCGCCACCCTGGAAGAGGTCGCGGACGAGACCGACATGGAACTGGGCCATATCGACTGGGCCGAGGGCATGCAGGACGACGTTGCCGCCTACGAGGATTTCCGCACCGCCGCGGCGGCCGCCAAGCAGGACGATTTCCCCGAGGTGTTCTTCCTTGACGACGGTTCCATCGCCGCGCTGCGTGTGGATGACATCCTGCCCGAACGTCCCCAGCCCTTTGACGAGGCCCGCGACGGCGTCATCGAAGCCTGGACCGCGGCCGAGCTGGAACGCCGTCTGACCGAGCAGGCCGATGGCCTTCTGGCGTCGCTGAAGGACGGGGCCACCTTCCCCGATGAAGGCCTGGACCCGCATGTCGAAACCGGCCGCACCCGGTCCGATTTCGTGGCCGGCGCGCCGTTCTCGCTGATGAAGGAAGTCTTCGAGATGGACCCGGGCGAGGTGCGCGTGGTGTCCGGCCCGGCCGGGGTGGTCATCGTGCGGCTGGACGAAACCCTGCCGCCGGCGGATGGCGGCCAGACCGCGCAGCTGCGCGGGCAGCTGAAAGGCCAGCTGGACCAGCAACTGTCCAGCGCGATCTTCCAGGCGTTTTCGCGCGATGTGCAGGTGCGGTCGAACCCGCAGGTGGACCAGAACGCGGTGACCGCCGTGCTGAACAGCTTCCAGTAG
- the aspC_2 gene encoding Aspartate aminotransferase: protein MTSRTRSTFNPPVMAAGKWLQGVTFTEDRPLINVCQAAPVDPPPAPLRRVIADAALTNDAAHLYGPDLGMPELRAELAGKWRRAYGGEVSENQVAITSGCNQGFAAAIMALTGAGDEVIIPTPWYFNHKMWLDMCDVTAVPLPTGPDMRPDPEEAAALITPRTRAIALVSPNNPAGVEYPPELIRAVFDLCRARGIKLILDETYRDFHASSAPPHDLFRESNWPDTLIQLYSFSKAYRLTGHRVGAMTAAAPFLSEVEKFIDAVTICPNQLGQIAALWGLQNLDQWLAGERDEILDRRAAITDGLPKIAEKGWKLLGLGAYFAYFEHPFDMPSDELAPWLVREHGVLLLPSTMFRPDDDPRGKRELRMAFANLDRAGIGRLYDRLAQIEP from the coding sequence ATGACCAGCCGTACCCGTTCGACCTTCAATCCGCCGGTCATGGCGGCCGGCAAATGGCTTCAGGGCGTGACCTTCACTGAAGACCGCCCGCTGATCAACGTCTGCCAGGCCGCGCCGGTCGATCCGCCCCCGGCTCCGCTGCGTCGGGTCATCGCCGATGCTGCGCTGACCAACGATGCGGCGCATCTTTACGGGCCGGACCTGGGCATGCCGGAGCTGCGCGCGGAGCTGGCCGGGAAATGGCGGCGGGCTTACGGGGGCGAGGTGTCCGAGAACCAGGTCGCCATCACGTCCGGCTGCAACCAGGGGTTTGCCGCCGCGATCATGGCGCTGACCGGTGCGGGCGACGAGGTGATCATTCCGACGCCCTGGTACTTCAATCACAAGATGTGGCTGGACATGTGCGACGTGACCGCCGTGCCCCTGCCCACCGGTCCGGACATGCGGCCGGATCCGGAGGAGGCGGCGGCGCTGATCACGCCGCGCACGCGGGCGATCGCGCTGGTCAGCCCCAACAATCCCGCCGGTGTCGAGTATCCGCCGGAGTTGATCCGTGCCGTTTTCGATCTGTGCCGCGCGCGGGGCATCAAGCTGATCCTCGACGAGACCTATCGCGATTTCCATGCCTCGAGCGCGCCGCCGCATGACCTGTTCCGCGAGTCCAACTGGCCCGACACGCTGATCCAGCTTTACTCCTTTTCCAAGGCCTACCGTCTGACCGGGCATCGGGTCGGCGCCATGACCGCCGCCGCGCCGTTCCTGAGCGAAGTCGAGAAGTTCATCGACGCCGTCACCATCTGCCCCAACCAGCTGGGCCAGATCGCGGCCTTGTGGGGTCTGCAGAACCTCGACCAGTGGCTGGCGGGCGAGCGGGACGAGATCCTGGACCGGCGCGCCGCGATCACCGACGGGCTGCCAAAGATCGCCGAAAAGGGCTGGAAGCTGCTGGGGCTGGGCGCCTATTTCGCCTATTTCGAACACCCGTTCGACATGCCCTCGGACGAACTGGCCCCCTGGCTGGTGCGCGAACACGGGGTGCTGCTGCTGCCGTCGACCATGTTCCGCCCCGACGACGATCCACGGGGCAAGCGCGAGCTGCGGATGGCCTTTGCCAACCTCGACCGCGCCGGGATCGGGCGGCTGTATGACCGGCTTGCACAAATCGAGCCCTGA
- the gpt gene encoding Xanthine phosphoribosyltransferase → MNDRLPHEKGFHISWDQIHRDSRALAWRLDGHGPDDGNWRAVVAITRGGMAPAMIVARELDIRTIDTISIKSYDYQKQAETKVLKMPEPGLMGDGTGILIIDDLVDTGKTLDIVRGMYPKAHFATVYAKPKGRPMVDTFITEVSQDTWIFFPWDMALQYVEPYRGHD, encoded by the coding sequence ATGAACGATCGACTGCCGCACGAGAAGGGGTTCCACATTTCCTGGGACCAGATCCACCGTGACAGCCGGGCCCTGGCCTGGCGACTGGACGGGCACGGGCCCGACGACGGAAACTGGCGCGCGGTCGTAGCCATCACCCGCGGCGGCATGGCCCCCGCCATGATCGTCGCGCGCGAACTCGACATCCGCACGATCGACACGATCTCGATCAAGTCCTACGACTACCAGAAGCAGGCCGAGACCAAGGTCCTGAAGATGCCCGAACCGGGCCTGATGGGCGACGGCACCGGCATCCTGATCATCGACGACCTGGTCGACACCGGAAAAACGCTGGACATAGTCCGCGGCATGTACCCCAAGGCACATTTCGCCACCGTCTACGCCAAGCCCAAGGGCCGGCCCATGGTCGACACCTTCATCACCGAGGTCAGCCAGGACACCTGGATCTTCTTCCCCTGGGACATGGCGCTGCAATACGTGGAACCCTATCGCGGCCACGACTGA
- the fabI_2 gene encoding Enoyl-[acyl-carrier-protein] reductase [NADH] FabI, which translates to MANGLMAGKRGLIMGLANDKSIAWGIARACADAGAELAFSYQGDALKKRVDPLAAQLGSDIVLPCDVTDIDSIDALFNGLAERWDGLDFVVHAIAFSDKNELRGRYLDTTRQNFLTSMDISVYSFTAILQRAEKMMSPGGSALTLTYYGAEKVMPHYNMMGVAKAALEASVKYLAEDLGKDGIRVNAISAGPIKTLAASGIGDFRYIMKWNELNAPLRRNVTTEDVGNSALYLLSDLGGGVTGEVLHVDAGYHVVGMKAVDAPDIAKS; encoded by the coding sequence ATGGCAAATGGTCTGATGGCGGGCAAGCGCGGACTGATCATGGGTCTTGCCAACGACAAGTCCATAGCATGGGGCATCGCGCGCGCCTGCGCCGACGCCGGGGCGGAACTGGCGTTTTCCTACCAGGGCGACGCGCTGAAGAAGCGGGTCGATCCGCTGGCCGCGCAGCTGGGATCGGACATCGTGCTGCCCTGCGACGTGACCGACATCGACAGTATCGATGCCCTGTTCAACGGGCTGGCCGAGAGATGGGACGGTCTGGATTTCGTGGTCCACGCGATCGCCTTTTCCGACAAGAACGAACTGCGCGGGCGCTACCTGGACACCACGCGGCAGAACTTCCTGACGTCGATGGACATCTCGGTCTATTCCTTCACGGCGATCCTGCAGCGGGCGGAAAAGATGATGTCGCCCGGCGGCTCGGCGCTGACGCTGACGTATTATGGCGCCGAAAAGGTCATGCCGCATTACAACATGATGGGCGTGGCCAAGGCGGCGCTGGAAGCATCGGTCAAGTACCTGGCCGAGGACCTGGGCAAGGACGGCATCCGCGTGAACGCGATCTCGGCCGGCCCGATCAAGACGCTGGCTGCCTCCGGCATCGGCGATTTCCGCTACATCATGAAGTGGAACGAACTGAACGCGCCGTTGCGCCGCAACGTGACGACCGAGGACGTGGGCAATTCCGCGCTCTACCTCCTGTCGGATCTCGGCGGCGGCGTGACCGGAGAAGTGCTGCACGTGGACGCGGGGTACCACGTGGTGGGCATGAAGGCCGTCGACGCCCCGGATATCGCCAAGAGCTGA
- the pdxH gene encoding Pyridoxine/pyridoxamine 5'-phosphate oxidase yields MSDRDGIFAGDQPFEIVRRWMGDAEAGEMNDANAIALATVDATGLPNARMVLLKDVEDDAFVFYTNYESAKARELDGAGKAAFVMHWKSLRRQVRARGLITREDGPQADAYYASRSLKSRLGAWASKQSRPLDSRTALMAEVAKVTAKHGPNPKRPPFWGGYRLVPVEIEFWADGAFRLHDRFVWRREKPGQPWRIERLNP; encoded by the coding sequence ATGAGCGATCGCGACGGGATCTTCGCCGGAGACCAACCGTTTGAAATCGTACGCCGCTGGATGGGCGACGCCGAGGCGGGGGAGATGAACGATGCCAATGCCATCGCGCTGGCCACGGTGGATGCGACGGGGCTGCCCAATGCGCGGATGGTGCTGTTGAAGGACGTCGAGGACGACGCCTTCGTCTTCTATACCAACTACGAAAGCGCCAAGGCGCGGGAACTGGACGGCGCCGGAAAGGCGGCCTTCGTGATGCACTGGAAATCCCTGCGCCGCCAGGTGCGTGCCCGCGGATTAATCACCCGCGAGGACGGGCCGCAGGCCGATGCCTATTACGCGTCGCGGTCGCTGAAAAGCCGTCTGGGGGCCTGGGCGTCGAAGCAGTCGCGCCCGCTGGACAGCCGCACCGCCCTTATGGCCGAGGTCGCGAAGGTCACCGCGAAACACGGGCCCAACCCAAAACGTCCCCCGTTCTGGGGCGGTTACCGGCTGGTCCCGGTCGAGATCGAATTCTGGGCCGACGGGGCGTTCCGGCTGCACGACCGCTTCGTCTGGCGCAGGGAAAAACCGGGTCAGCCGTGGCGCATCGAGCGGCTCAACCCGTGA
- the cspV gene encoding Cold shock protein CspV has product MADVTSDARLVQGSVKWFDPAKGYGFVVADSGGPDILLHVNVLRNFGQSSVADGSRIEVLAHSTTRGVQATEVTSITPPENGAPAELSDFAALDLDEVRQAPLEPARVKWFDKGKGFGFANIFGKAEDVFLHIEVLRRSGLADLQPGEALAMRVINGRRGRMAAEVFSWEKATPLEES; this is encoded by the coding sequence TTGGCTGATGTGACAAGTGATGCACGTCTGGTTCAAGGAAGCGTGAAATGGTTCGACCCTGCAAAGGGTTATGGGTTCGTGGTCGCCGATAGCGGCGGGCCTGACATTCTGCTGCACGTCAACGTTCTGCGCAATTTCGGGCAGAGCTCCGTTGCCGATGGCAGCCGAATCGAGGTGCTGGCTCACAGCACGACCCGGGGCGTTCAGGCGACGGAGGTGACGTCGATCACCCCGCCGGAAAATGGCGCGCCCGCAGAACTTTCCGATTTCGCCGCCCTGGACCTGGACGAGGTGCGTCAGGCGCCGCTGGAACCCGCAAGGGTGAAGTGGTTCGACAAGGGAAAGGGGTTTGGCTTTGCCAACATCTTTGGTAAGGCCGAGGACGTGTTCCTGCATATCGAAGTGCTCCGGCGATCCGGTTTGGCGGATCTGCAGCCGGGCGAAGCGCTGGCGATGCGGGTGATCAACGGGCGCCGGGGCCGGATGGCCGCGGAAGTCTTTTCCTGGGAGAAGGCGACGCCCCTCGAGGAGAGCTGA
- a CDS encoding Beta-lactamase, which translates to MLSRRAFTLSITAGLAAPSLVRAQGGNDLRQTAQGVDNLRQTAQGVDDLRQTALGLDQLHAILVQRGDDLLLAEAPRGPGLDSVANIKSCSKSLVALILGTAIARGEIAGLSTTLAEAAPSLIPADATDGVADLTFEDLVTLRAGLAGTSGSNYGAWVASANWVAYALRQPRIAPNGGRMIYSTGTTHVLGAALAQVTGDSLASLMRQRLGTGLGIEIPNWTRDPQGRFMGGNQMALTPRGMLKVAVMMRDGGRFDGTQVMPQDWIADSHAARTTSPYSGLGYGLGWFVSRSGWVIARGYGGQIIAAHPQRALAVAITSDPNRPARSQGYFGDLMDLIDGPVTALA; encoded by the coding sequence ATGTTGTCCCGCCGCGCCTTTACCCTATCCATCACCGCAGGCCTCGCCGCCCCCTCCCTGGTCCGCGCGCAAGGTGGGAACGATCTGCGCCAGACGGCGCAAGGCGTCGACAATCTGCGCCAGACGGCGCAAGGCGTCGACGATCTGCGCCAGACGGCGCTGGGGCTGGACCAGCTGCATGCGATCCTGGTCCAGCGCGGCGACGACCTGCTGCTGGCCGAGGCGCCGCGCGGTCCCGGGCTGGATTCGGTGGCCAATATCAAGTCCTGTTCGAAAAGCCTGGTTGCCCTGATTTTGGGCACGGCGATCGCGCGGGGCGAGATCGCGGGCCTGTCGACCACCCTGGCCGAGGCGGCGCCATCGCTGATCCCCGCCGATGCGACCGACGGGGTCGCCGATCTGACCTTCGAGGACCTGGTGACGCTGCGCGCCGGGCTGGCCGGCACGTCGGGGTCGAATTACGGGGCCTGGGTCGCGTCGGCGAACTGGGTCGCCTATGCCCTGCGCCAACCCCGGATCGCGCCCAATGGCGGCCGGATGATCTATTCGACCGGCACCACCCATGTGCTGGGTGCGGCATTGGCGCAGGTCACCGGGGACAGCCTGGCCAGCCTGATGCGCCAGCGGCTGGGCACCGGCCTGGGGATCGAGATCCCGAACTGGACGCGCGATCCGCAGGGGCGGTTCATGGGCGGCAACCAGATGGCGCTGACGCCAAGGGGCATGTTGAAGGTCGCCGTCATGATGCGCGACGGCGGCCGGTTCGACGGCACGCAGGTGATGCCCCAAGACTGGATCGCCGACAGCCACGCGGCGCGCACGACCTCGCCCTATTCCGGGCTGGGCTATGGGCTGGGCTGGTTCGTCAGCCGCTCGGGCTGGGTGATCGCGCGCGGCTATGGCGGGCAGATCATCGCCGCCCATCCGCAACGGGCGCTGGCGGTCGCCATCACGTCGGATCCGAACCGCCCGGCCCGGTCGCAGGGCTATTTCGGCGACCTGATGGACCTGATCGACGGGCCGGTGACGGCGCTGGCCTGA
- the nrdJ gene encoding Vitamin B12-dependent ribonucleotide reductase, with protein MKIERKFTEAGRDAYASIDFVTATSEIRNPDGTIVFHLDDIEVPAGWSQVASDVIAQKYFRKAGVPARLRKIREKGVPPFLWRSVPDGDGVKTTGETSSKQVFDRLAGAWAYWGWKGGYFSTEEDASAYYDEMRFMLASQMGAPNSPQWFNTGLHWAYGIDGPSQGHYYVDYKTGKLTKSASAYEHPQPHACFIQSVQDDLVNEGGIMDLWVREARLFKYGSGTGTNFSHLRAAGEKLSGGGKSSGLMGFLKIGDRAAGAIKSGGTTRRAAKMVIVDADHPDIEQFINWKVLEEQKVASIVAGSKMHEEKLNAIFEAISTWDGALDDAVDPAKNDTLKTAIRAAKKSAIPETYVKRVLDYARQGHTSIEFPTYDTDWDSEAYNTVSGQNSNNSIRVTDAFLKAVEDDADWDLISRVTGKVSKTVKARDLWEKVGHAAWACADPGIQYHDTINAWHTCPEDGAIRGSNPCSEYMFLDDTACNLASMNLLTFLEDGVFKAEDYMHAARLWTVTLEISVTMAQFPSKEIAQLSYDFRTLGLGYANIGGLLMNMGFGYDSDEGRALCGALTAIMTGVAYATSAEMAGELGTFPGYDRNAKHMLRVIRNHRTAAYGLTEGYEDLATKPVALDHDNCPDQRLVALAEKAWDEALRLGEAHGYRNAQSTVIAPTGTIGLVMDCDTTGIEPDFALVKFKKLAGGGYFKIINRSVPSALENMGYSSTQIEDIIGYAVGHGTIATAPGVNHLSLAGHGFGEAEFAKIEAALESAFDIRFVFNQWTLGADFCSGVLGIPAAKLNDPTFDLLKHLGYTRRDVEAANDYVCGTMTLEGAPHLKAEHLKVFDCANPCGKKGKRYLSVDSHITMMAAAQSFISGAISKTINMPNDATIEDCQKAYERSWALGVKANALYRDGSKLSQPLASALVEDDDEAAEILETGTPQEKATVLAEKIIEKVIVKEIVRSHREKMPERRKGYTQKAIVGGHKVYLRTGEYKDGSLGEIFIDMHKEGAGFRAMMNNFAIAVSVGLQYGVPLEEFVDAFTFTKFEPAGMVQGNDSIKNATSILDYIFRELAVSYLDRTDLAHVKPTGATFDDIGRGEEEGVSNISELSDTAASKSLEVLKQISSTGYLRKRLPQDFVVLNGGATAGGMALKGATDAVATLQTLVPETGAATGTGTMTTTAMSTTAMSTGAIQIDARAKAKMQGYEGEACGECGNYTLVRNGTCMKCNTCGATSGCS; from the coding sequence ATGAAGATCGAAAGAAAATTCACCGAGGCAGGCCGGGACGCCTATGCGTCGATCGATTTCGTCACGGCGACATCCGAAATCCGCAACCCGGACGGCACCATCGTCTTTCACCTGGACGACATCGAAGTGCCCGCCGGCTGGAGCCAGGTGGCCAGCGACGTCATCGCCCAGAAATATTTCCGCAAGGCCGGCGTACCGGCGCGTCTGCGCAAGATCCGCGAAAAGGGCGTCCCGCCCTTCCTGTGGCGGTCGGTGCCCGATGGGGATGGGGTCAAGACCACCGGTGAAACTTCTTCGAAACAGGTCTTCGACCGTCTCGCCGGCGCCTGGGCCTACTGGGGCTGGAAGGGCGGCTATTTCTCGACCGAGGAAGACGCCAGCGCCTATTATGACGAAATGCGCTTCATGCTGGCCTCCCAGATGGGCGCGCCGAATTCGCCGCAGTGGTTCAACACCGGCCTGCACTGGGCCTACGGCATCGACGGCCCCAGCCAGGGCCACTATTACGTCGACTACAAGACCGGCAAGCTGACCAAGTCGGCCAGCGCCTACGAACATCCCCAGCCCCACGCCTGCTTCATCCAGTCCGTCCAGGACGACCTGGTCAACGAAGGCGGGATCATGGATCTCTGGGTGCGCGAGGCGCGGCTGTTCAAGTACGGCTCGGGCACCGGCACCAACTTCTCCCATCTGCGGGCGGCGGGCGAAAAGCTGTCGGGCGGCGGCAAGTCCTCGGGCCTGATGGGCTTTCTCAAGATCGGCGACCGCGCGGCCGGGGCGATCAAGTCGGGCGGCACCACGCGGCGCGCGGCCAAGATGGTCATCGTCGACGCCGATCACCCCGATATCGAACAGTTCATCAACTGGAAGGTCCTGGAAGAACAGAAGGTGGCCTCCATCGTCGCCGGCTCGAAGATGCACGAAGAAAAGCTGAACGCGATCTTCGAAGCGATTTCGACCTGGGACGGGGCGCTGGACGACGCGGTTGACCCGGCCAAGAACGACACGCTGAAAACCGCGATCCGCGCGGCGAAAAAATCCGCGATCCCCGAGACTTACGTCAAGAGGGTGCTGGATTACGCGCGTCAGGGCCACACGTCGATCGAATTCCCGACCTACGACACCGACTGGGACAGCGAAGCCTACAACACCGTTTCGGGCCAGAATTCGAACAATTCGATCCGCGTGACCGACGCCTTCCTGAAGGCGGTCGAGGACGATGCGGATTGGGACCTGATCAGCCGCGTGACCGGCAAGGTGTCCAAGACGGTGAAGGCGCGCGATCTGTGGGAAAAGGTCGGTCACGCGGCCTGGGCCTGCGCCGATCCGGGCATCCAGTACCACGACACGATCAACGCCTGGCACACCTGCCCCGAAGACGGCGCGATCCGCGGATCGAACCCGTGCTCGGAATACATGTTCCTGGATGACACCGCCTGCAACCTGGCGTCGATGAACCTGCTGACCTTCCTGGAAGACGGCGTGTTCAAGGCCGAAGACTACATGCACGCGGCCCGCCTGTGGACCGTGACGCTGGAAATCTCGGTCACCATGGCGCAGTTCCCGTCCAAGGAAATCGCCCAGCTGTCCTATGACTTCCGCACGCTGGGCCTGGGCTATGCCAATATCGGCGGCCTGCTGATGAACATGGGCTTCGGTTACGACAGCGACGAGGGCCGCGCGCTGTGCGGCGCGCTGACCGCAATCATGACCGGCGTGGCCTATGCCACCTCGGCCGAGATGGCCGGCGAACTGGGGACCTTCCCGGGCTATGACCGCAACGCGAAACACATGCTGCGCGTCATCCGCAACCACCGCACCGCCGCCTATGGGCTGACCGAAGGTTACGAGGACCTGGCGACGAAGCCGGTCGCGCTGGACCACGACAATTGCCCCGATCAACGCCTTGTCGCGCTGGCCGAAAAGGCCTGGGACGAGGCGCTGCGCCTGGGCGAGGCGCATGGCTACCGCAACGCGCAATCCACCGTGATCGCGCCGACCGGCACCATCGGTCTTGTCATGGATTGCGACACGACGGGCATCGAACCCGACTTCGCCCTGGTGAAGTTCAAGAAGCTCGCCGGCGGCGGGTATTTCAAGATCATCAACCGCTCGGTCCCCTCCGCCCTGGAAAACATGGGCTACAGCTCGACCCAGATCGAGGACATCATCGGCTACGCGGTCGGCCATGGCACCATCGCCACGGCGCCGGGCGTCAACCACCTGTCGCTGGCCGGTCACGGTTTCGGCGAGGCGGAATTCGCCAAGATCGAAGCCGCGCTGGAAAGCGCCTTCGACATCCGCTTTGTCTTCAACCAATGGACCCTGGGCGCGGATTTCTGTTCGGGCGTTCTGGGCATCCCGGCCGCCAAGCTGAACGATCCCACCTTCGACCTGCTCAAGCACCTGGGCTACACCCGCCGCGATGTCGAAGCCGCCAACGATTACGTCTGCGGCACGATGACCCTGGAAGGCGCGCCGCACCTGAAGGCCGAACACCTCAAGGTCTTCGACTGCGCCAACCCCTGCGGCAAGAAGGGCAAGCGCTACCTGTCCGTCGACAGCCACATCACCATGATGGCGGCGGCGCAGTCGTTCATCTCGGGCGCGATCTCGAAGACGATCAACATGCCCAACGACGCCACGATCGAGGATTGCCAGAAGGCCTATGAACGGTCCTGGGCCCTGGGTGTGAAGGCCAATGCGCTGTATCGCGACGGGTCGAAACTGTCCCAGCCGCTGGCGTCGGCCCTGGTCGAGGATGACGACGAGGCCGCCGAGATCCTGGAAACCGGCACGCCGCAGGAAAAGGCGACCGTGCTGGCCGAGAAGATCATCGAGAAGGTGATCGTCAAGGAAATCGTGCGGTCCCACCGCGAGAAGATGCCGGAACGGCGCAAGGGTTATACGCAAAAGGCCATCGTGGGCGGCCACAAGGTCTATCTGCGCACCGGCGAATACAAGGATGGCTCGCTCGGTGAGATCTTCATCGACATGCACAAGGAAGGCGCCGGCTTCCGCGCGATGATGAACAACTTCGCCATCGCCGTGTCGGTCGGTCTGCAATACGGCGTGCCGCTGGAAGAATTCGTCGATGCCTTCACCTTCACCAAATTCGAACCCGCCGGCATGGTGCAGGGCAACGACAGCATCAAGAACGCGACCTCGATCCTGGACTACATCTTCCGGGAACTGGCCGTGTCCTACCTGGACCGCACCGACCTGGCCCACGTGAAGCCCACTGGCGCCACCTTCGACGACATCGGTCGCGGGGAAGAGGAAGGGGTGTCCAACATCTCCGAACTCTCCGACACCGCGGCCAGCAAGTCGCTGGAAGTGCTGAAACAGATCTCCTCCACCGGTTACCTCCGGAAGCGCCTGCCGCAGGACTTCGTTGTCCTTAACGGCGGCGCGACCGCGGGGGGGATGGCCCTGAAAGGGGCGACCGACGCGGTGGCAACCCTGCAGACGCTGGTGCCCGAAACCGGCGCCGCGACGGGCACGGGAACGATGACCACCACGGCCATGTCCACCACGGCAATGAGCACGGGCGCGATCCAGATCGACGCGCGCGCCAAGGCCAAGATGCAGGGCTACGAAGGCGAAGCCTGCGGCGAATGCGGCAATTACACGCTGGTCCGCAACGGCACCTGCATGAAGTGCAATACCTGCGGCGCGACTTCGGGCTGCAGCTGA